Sequence from the Dysidea avara chromosome 5, odDysAvar1.4, whole genome shotgun sequence genome:
caatttagcaaattcatgttgattttgtttttagtcaaacttaaccaacaacataagtagttgtgcttcggcaaaaaatgtactaggaaagttgttgatggatcatggctagctatacactgatgtatagcatttaagtatatttatttatttatttagaatatactataggaaatgttttgctcatgtagctacttatgctttccaagtgaaataaatgtctcattagctatgtcaggaaagtattactatgacttatagctaaattgttcaaatgatcatgatccaaaatgaaatttaacttctattttcacatcagaaattcttcatttaaatgtgaagtcttagcccactagctatgtgtttccagccttctattcagcaaaccttgagaaaagtaactcaaagttttgagtcattgagtgctccagactagtgttttttagtgatcatctgggaatgtttaaactataagggtttctacttgccaatctaattttagttatggaaaagtttaagtttaagctcaccgaatgttgccggctttccatacccctgtagtgttcagtgataaggaatttgaagttactagactaatcattagaggactacatttgaattataaagttaaagctatggcccatctgcatggactagtagttaatgctactgaaattactttggttacagaagcattagtaacagttataatctgaacagctatataatcaaggacaaaactagctatagttagaaacattttattagtgtggcatatatacctaatattagagttaagagtagtgtgactgctctattggaatccctgactgctctattagagtatctcgatctttgcagtaaaaaataagtgtcttgctgggtcacatgcacttaagcacctgtaatattaataatagtcctcataaactagggttccaggtttaccatgcgggcgggtgaccagaaactaaggtttgacttggtgtggcctaatatttcactacaaagaaGCACAtccaaatgaaaaaaaaattatttatgagTGACCAAGAGAACTGATGTGTGGCCAACAATAAAACATTAATACAACTATTTCTAGTTAATAAATGTGTTTAGCCAGTTCATCATACCAACTGAcatgtgttctacattcactgttaTGGTATTTGTACTTAGCTAGCAGGTACTTTGCTTTATTTGTGtgtgaaaacattaattttcatgatatataattttatgtgtgaaTATATATTTCTGTTTTCTATTCTAAACTTTCCTCCAGGGCTATCTACTAAAGCAATGGTATGTGTTTGGTCAAGATTAtgagcagttacaataaaagtACCAATGGCAGTATCTACAGGAACATTTTCTAGTACACTACTAGTAGATAACACTACACTTGTTGGTGCTTCATTAGGTATTGGGATGGTACATGCAGCACTAGCAGCCTCCCAGTATCCAGTGGACAAGCAACTTATGGTATCATTTCCGGCAAGATCAGCATTACCTTCTGTACAAGTTACATGACAAGTATCTCCAACATAATGAGGTACTGAACAAGTAAATGTGAACCCACTAATTGATGGTGGGCTTGGACATTGTATGCGACTACAAGTGTGACTGTTACCATCAAACATGTACCCAGTGTTACAGGAACACTGATAAGAGCCTGGTTGGTTGACACATACCTGTGTACAACCTCCATTACTTGACTGACActcattaatatcattgcagctatGACCATCTGGAGCTAGAACATACCCAGACATGCAATAACACTGATAGGTAGAGCTATCACTGACACACTGATACTGGCAAGGATTGCTGGCACAATAATCTGGAGCAATACATCTGTTAGTAATCGGATCATAAGTTTGTCCTTCTGAACATCTACAGTGATATGACCCAATGGTGTTAACGCATTCTCCTGGACATGGATGACCCATGACACACTCATTAATGTCATCACAAGTACGAAGATTGGAATTAAGATTATATCCAACCTGACAAGTGCAGTAATACAATCCAACTGTGTTCTGACATGTTTGTGCACATCCTCCATTGTTGTTAGAACATTCATTCTGGTCTGTTGTTATACAACAACACTAAACACAAATCAACAAACTAAAACACTCACCGATGCATGTACGTGAGCTCAGGGTGAATCCAGTAATACACCAACATTGATAACTTCCAACAGTGTTGGTACATATTTGAGAGCAGCCTCCATTACTGGATGAACACTCATTAATGTCTGGTAAGAGAAGCAATAATAGTGGCTGCTTGTAATATAAGATGTATACATGAGCAAGTTTCTTGATCTGAGTTAAGCATGTACCCAGTATTACATGCACAATagtgactgtagaaagactCCACACATCTGTGCTGACACCCTCCATTGTTGAGCAAACATAATGCTGAAAAATACAATAATTTTAATGTGTTGTCACTTATACATATTATTATGAAGCAAACTTTGTTTGGTATGTCAAAAGAAGACATGCAAATCATTAGTATCATCATTATGTGGACTTACATTCTCCTCCTTGCCTATGAGGATGAACAGTATGTACTCCTGTAGGCCTTACAAATCCACCAGTTATTCTGACATGATCCAATCCTGCAGTGCATTTGCTTACTCCTTCAATGGAATGTTGAAGCCAATCACTCCAATATATACGTTCACCAAACTGAGTTAGAGCAAATGGATGGTAGACACTAGAGCCACTTAATAAAGTGACAACATTATTTCCATTCAGGTCTCCTCTTCTTACAATGTCAGTCCAAGCATCTGCCCAGAATAGAGCAGGTTCAAAATAGTCAACGGTTACAGCATTTGGCCACACCAAGTTTTGTGTAACTATGTATCGTCGGTTGCTGCCATCCAAATGCATCTTTTCAATGCGAGGGGAGCAACCCCACTCAGTCATGTACAAAGCATTATTAAGAGGATCTAAGGCTATTCCTCTGGGCTCATCTAAAGATCTGCTAATAAGTGTCCTACGATAATTTCCGTTGAGATCAGATTGTTCTAATTTGTTTCTGCCAGAGTACACTTTGTTGTTGATCCAGTCAATAGCTAAACCATCTGGAACACTGAGTCCTATAATGTGTGTTAATACAGCAAGAGCATGTAAACTAGGCACCATAGACTTCGTGACATGCATACTGTAAAGCTGTATAATATCAAGCACTACATTTAATTAAGAATACAAATGGATGCCGGAGGTTGTCAAGACTTCATAATATTTTGCTGCTGTTACAATATGTACTTTCTATTATTGCACTCTTCTTGTAGTTGTATACAGTTTAATCAATAGGTGAAGCCAAATGTAATGATTATACAGTACAGTCAGGGACAGATCCAGGGGGGAGTCActccacagtgtgcaaagcatgagTTTTCTacggggtctgggggcatcccccttcccaggaaattttgaataTTTAATGTCTTGagattctgagattgaatttggtagaaattttgactgaaatcTGTTGATAATTCAATACTGGAAGTATGAATGTTAATAGTAAAGCTACTAATCAGAATTAGTATAGTGCCAAGACCTAAGCTGCTCCCTAAGGAAACTTTGAAgaattaacattctgagattgaatttggtggcaattacGACTGAAATTTGCTGCACTGGAAGTATGAATgttaatagtagctatatactgaatTGGAAAGAATTAGCTAGTATAATATAGTGTTAAGTTtccacaaggaaattttgaaaaatcaactttctgatattgaatttggtggcaattgtGACTAAAATATGTAATgtttatgaaaattcaatgctaGAAGCATAAATGCTACTGAACTGGTAGTAGCTATAAAGGAAGTTTTGAAAAATTGACCTATTGAGAATGATTGACCTATAAGGAAGTAATAGGTCAATTGACCTATTAAGAAAGTTTTGAAAAAGTTTTGGTATAATTGACCTATAAGGAAGTTTTGAAAAATTGACCTAttgagaatgattttggtgcTAATTTAGGCTGAAATTAAGTTTttttataattaatgatgtcattagttaaGGCTGAAATTAAGTTGAAAAATTTTATTGAATGTTCAAATATTACCAAGCTACAGAACACAACTAGCATAAGGTCCCCTGCACAAAcatcacaaaatatttaaacataGATAATCCTGCATAGCATGTGGTGTGCAttcatctccagagaatttcaAAAATGAACTAGtaaaggtcactactaaatgtagtgaaggtcactgcTAATGtatgccacaatactcactatttttgtgtagtgatgttcactactaattttgtagtgaccatcactaccaggtagtgacattcactactatgtagtgaaggtcactacttataaatagtgagtatttttgcagaaattagtagtgaaattcactaccagtgttgg
This genomic interval carries:
- the LOC136255265 gene encoding pro-epidermal growth factor-like is translated as MEKPQLDVMSSVINSTVLTFADDLKMFRVIHRGRGQLLNDIRKYGEDNIQCTIISSNDTIKDLGVLIDNNLKFHAHTASVISKANRSLAIKELHTTTSITRHYFQTDPNEIEAFLLFVSTYDIHRVNFDGTGHQTIVSGLSNGVAIDFDYFNGRIYWSDVNHGHIRSAPLSTGSPIITLASGLSVPDGLAIDWINNKVYSGRNKLEQSDLNGNYRRTLISRSLDEPRGIALDPLNNALYMTEWGCSPRIEKMHLDGSNRRYIVTQNLVWPNAVTVDYFEPALFWADAWTDIVRRGDLNGNNVVTLLSGSSVYHPFALTQFGERIYWSDWLQHSIEGVSKCTAGLDHVRITGGFVRPTGVHTVHPHRQGGESLCLLNNGGCQHRCVESFYSHYCACNTGYMLNSDQETCSYINECSSSNGGCSQICTNTVGSYQCWCITGFTLSSRTCIDQNECSNNNGGCAQTCQNTVGLYYCTCQVGYNLNSNLRTCDDINECVMGHPCPGECVNTIGSYHCRCSEGQTYDPITNRCIAPDYCASNPCQYQCVSDSSTYQCYCMSGYVLAPDGHSCNDINECQSSNGGCTQVCVNQPGSYQCSCNTGYMFDGNSHTCSRIQCPSPPSISGFTFTCSVPHYVGDTCHVTCTEGNADLAGNDTISCLSTGYWEAASAACTIPIPNEAPTSVVLSTSSVLENVPVDTAIGTFIVTAHNLDQTHTIALVDSPGGKFRIENRNIYSHIKLYIMKINVFTHK